Proteins from one Streptosporangium becharense genomic window:
- a CDS encoding molybdopterin-containing oxidoreductase family protein, with amino-acid sequence MSSGELRVLGACPLDCPDTCSWVVTVRDGEAVSMRGNPDHPYTRGALCVKVNRYLEHTRAPGRILHPLRRVGPKGAGRFERISWDEALDEISTRLRGIVEEHGGEAIWPYLGTGTLGYLQGAEGVAGRRFWNVLGASRHHLNICSAAGTTGLQQIYGTAGGMDPETFALSRLILLWGTNTLTSGHHLWKFIQEARASGAHVVAIDPIRTRTAEQADEHLPIRPGTDAALALGLMNVVLAEGAEDRDYLESRTSGWEGFREEILRYPPERVAEITGLPEADIRALGVRLAHTRPTGIRATMGLQRHAGGGTALRTIAAIPGVTGDWRHPGGGVAYSTSGHIHLNIDTRDDLLARPVRTLAMTRLGDELDESVKCLWVYGANPMASTPDQNRVRERLTREDLFTVVMEQFPTDTVDYADIVLPATMQIEHADLHAGYGHMYLLWNEPAVEPPGECLPTTETFRRLAARMGLTEPSLYDSDLDLAEQLLSSGHPSLEGVTLDRLRKEGWVRLSVPQPFVPFADGFPTASGRMEFGPGPAYVPPRTASAASGPYPLALITPAPHMFLNSTFANNPELLRRSKGPRVLVNPEDAARRGLADGQRARVFNGNGEFEAVVEVSGKVRPGVVASAKGHWRKLSPGGATANAVVDGCEADMGRGAVYHDNLVEVAPLSPPAPEAPPPGGPVRAGRNR; translated from the coding sequence ATGTCATCAGGCGAGTTGCGCGTGCTGGGGGCCTGCCCTCTGGACTGCCCTGACACGTGTTCGTGGGTGGTGACCGTACGCGACGGCGAGGCCGTCTCGATGCGGGGCAACCCGGACCACCCGTACACCCGCGGCGCGCTCTGCGTGAAGGTCAACCGCTACCTGGAGCACACCAGGGCCCCCGGCCGCATCCTGCACCCCCTGCGGCGGGTCGGTCCCAAGGGTGCCGGCCGGTTCGAGCGCATCAGCTGGGACGAGGCGCTGGACGAGATCTCCACGCGGCTGCGCGGCATCGTCGAGGAGCACGGCGGCGAGGCCATCTGGCCGTACCTGGGCACGGGGACGCTCGGCTACCTCCAGGGGGCCGAGGGGGTGGCCGGGCGCCGCTTCTGGAACGTCCTCGGCGCCTCACGGCACCATCTGAACATCTGCTCGGCGGCGGGCACCACCGGGCTGCAGCAGATCTACGGCACGGCCGGCGGAATGGACCCCGAGACGTTCGCCCTGTCACGGCTGATCCTGCTCTGGGGCACGAACACGCTGACCAGCGGCCACCACCTGTGGAAGTTCATCCAGGAGGCCCGCGCGTCCGGAGCGCACGTGGTGGCGATCGACCCGATCCGCACCCGCACCGCCGAGCAGGCCGACGAGCACCTGCCGATCCGGCCGGGCACCGACGCGGCGCTCGCCCTGGGGCTGATGAACGTCGTTCTGGCCGAGGGCGCCGAAGACCGCGACTACCTGGAGAGCCGCACCAGCGGCTGGGAGGGCTTCCGCGAGGAGATCCTCCGCTACCCGCCGGAGCGGGTGGCGGAGATCACCGGGCTGCCCGAGGCGGACATCCGGGCCCTGGGCGTGCGGCTGGCGCACACCCGGCCCACCGGAATCCGGGCCACGATGGGCCTGCAGCGGCACGCGGGCGGCGGCACCGCGCTGCGCACGATCGCCGCCATCCCCGGGGTCACCGGCGACTGGCGTCACCCCGGGGGCGGCGTCGCCTACTCCACCAGCGGTCACATCCACCTGAACATCGACACCCGCGACGACCTGCTCGCCCGGCCGGTCCGCACGCTCGCCATGACCCGGCTCGGCGACGAGCTGGACGAGTCGGTGAAGTGCCTGTGGGTGTACGGGGCCAACCCGATGGCCTCCACCCCCGACCAGAACCGCGTCCGGGAGCGGCTGACGCGGGAGGACCTGTTCACGGTGGTGATGGAGCAGTTCCCGACCGACACCGTCGACTACGCCGACATCGTGCTTCCGGCGACCATGCAGATCGAGCACGCCGACCTGCACGCGGGCTACGGGCACATGTATCTGCTGTGGAACGAACCCGCGGTCGAGCCACCGGGCGAGTGCCTGCCGACCACCGAGACGTTCCGCCGCCTGGCCGCGCGCATGGGGCTCACCGAGCCGTCCCTGTACGACTCCGACCTCGATCTGGCCGAGCAACTGCTCTCCTCGGGTCACCCGTCGCTGGAGGGTGTGACTCTCGACCGGCTGCGTAAGGAGGGCTGGGTCCGGCTCAGCGTGCCGCAGCCGTTCGTGCCGTTCGCCGACGGCTTCCCGACCGCTTCGGGGCGGATGGAGTTCGGTCCGGGGCCGGCCTACGTGCCCCCGCGCACCGCCTCGGCCGCGTCCGGGCCGTACCCGCTGGCGCTGATCACTCCGGCGCCGCACATGTTCCTCAACAGCACCTTCGCCAACAATCCCGAGCTGCTGCGCCGCTCGAAGGGGCCCCGGGTCCTGGTGAACCCCGAGGACGCCGCCCGCCGCGGGCTGGCCGACGGGCAGCGGGCCCGGGTGTTCAACGGCAACGGGGAGTTCGAGGCGGTCGTCGAGGTCAGCGGGAAGGTACGGCCCGGTGTGGTGGCGTCTGCGAAGGGGCACTGGCGCAAGCTCAGCCCCGGTGGCGCGACGGCGAACGCCGTGGTCGACGGGTGTGAGGCGGACATGGGGCGGGGCGCCGTCTATCACGACAACCTGGTCGAGGTGGCCCCGCTCTCCCCGCCCGCTCCGGAGGCGCCGCCGCCCGGCGGGCCGGTGCGGGCCGGGCGGAACCGGTAG
- a CDS encoding VOC family protein, translating into MAERMIDVHYVTFDCARPYELATFWSEATGWELHPETAKDDDEVLVQGSVNLLFIKVPEGKTVKNRVHVDVTGTDGTTREQEVERLLTLGATISADHRNPDGSGWVTMLDPEGNEFCVCRADYERN; encoded by the coding sequence TTGGCTGAGCGCATGATTGATGTGCACTACGTGACGTTCGACTGTGCCCGGCCGTACGAGCTGGCGACTTTCTGGAGCGAGGCCACCGGCTGGGAACTCCACCCGGAGACGGCCAAGGACGACGACGAGGTCCTCGTCCAGGGTTCGGTGAACCTGCTGTTCATCAAGGTCCCCGAGGGGAAGACGGTCAAGAACCGGGTCCACGTCGATGTCACCGGCACCGACGGCACCACCCGCGAGCAGGAGGTCGAGCGGCTCCTCACCCTGGGCGCCACGATCTCCGCGGACCACCGCAACCCCGACGGCAGCGGCTGGGTCACCATGCTCGACCCCGAGGGCAACGAGTTCTGCGTCTGCCGCGCCGACTACGAGCGGAACTGA
- a CDS encoding MazG nucleotide pyrophosphohydrolase domain-containing protein codes for MVREFHERFGFPVADALTTPDETLVRLRQRLLDEEVKEVTQAVEAGDLKNLAQELADVVYVVYGTALTYGIDLDAVLAEVHRSNMTKEGSQNGKAGKGPNYEPPDLARVLGLDG; via the coding sequence ATGGTTCGCGAGTTCCATGAAAGGTTCGGATTCCCTGTAGCCGACGCCCTGACCACGCCAGACGAGACACTGGTTCGCCTGCGCCAACGCCTCCTCGACGAGGAGGTGAAGGAGGTTACCCAGGCCGTTGAGGCCGGCGACCTGAAGAACCTCGCGCAGGAGCTGGCCGACGTGGTGTACGTCGTGTACGGCACGGCTCTCACCTACGGCATCGACCTTGACGCCGTGCTGGCCGAGGTCCATCGCTCGAACATGACCAAGGAGGGCAGCCAGAACGGCAAGGCCGGAAAGGGGCCGAACTACGAGCCCCCGGACCTGGCCCGCGTCTTGGGCCTGGACGGGTAG
- a CDS encoding acyl-CoA dehydrogenase has product MGHYKSNLRDLEFNLFEVFGRRDVLGTGLFADIDKDVVRSVLEEVNRLATGVLADSFAEGDRTPPVFDPATGTVTMPEGFKRSFAAYRDAGWTNLGLPAELGGPGLPSSVSWAVAELILGSNPAIWMYSSGPAFAHVLHVIGTEEQKRFADLAIERQWGATMVLTEPDAGSDVGAGRAKAVRQPDGTWHIEGVKRFITSAEHDMSDNIFHLVLARPEGHGPGTKGLSMFLVPKYHVDLSTGELGERNGVYVTNVEKKMGLKVSTTCELTFGEKHPAVGTLVGDVHEGIRQMFMIIEHARMMVGTKAIATLSTGYLNALEYARTRVQGADLTQMADKTAPRVTITRHPDVRRELMLQKAYAEGMRALVLLTATYQDTVQIAEHEGRRDEHAEAMNDLLLPLVKGVGSERSYELLARSLQTLGGSGYLQDYPIEQYIRDAKIDSLYEGTTAIQGQDLFFRKVLRNQGAALGSLYGDITSFAASEAGNGRLKEERKLLAEAADEVKAMADTMAGWALASMETPREVYRVGLNTTRFLLALGDVVIGWLLLRQAEVALAALGSAPGSADTAFYTGKVAAALFFAQTVLPRIAAERRTLDATGLDLMDLPEDAF; this is encoded by the coding sequence ATGGGCCACTACAAGAGCAACCTCCGCGACCTGGAGTTCAACCTCTTCGAGGTCTTCGGGCGCCGGGACGTCCTCGGCACGGGCCTGTTCGCCGACATCGACAAGGACGTCGTGCGGAGCGTCCTGGAGGAGGTCAACCGCCTGGCCACGGGCGTCCTGGCCGACTCCTTCGCCGAAGGCGACCGCACGCCGCCGGTGTTCGACCCCGCCACCGGCACGGTGACGATGCCCGAGGGGTTCAAGAGGTCCTTCGCCGCCTACCGCGACGCCGGCTGGACGAACCTCGGCCTGCCCGCCGAGCTGGGCGGCCCCGGCCTGCCCAGCAGCGTGAGCTGGGCGGTGGCCGAGCTGATCCTCGGCTCCAACCCCGCCATCTGGATGTACTCCAGCGGCCCCGCCTTCGCCCACGTGCTGCACGTGATCGGCACCGAGGAGCAGAAGCGCTTCGCCGACCTGGCCATCGAGCGCCAGTGGGGTGCCACCATGGTGCTCACCGAGCCGGACGCCGGCTCCGACGTGGGCGCCGGCCGCGCCAAGGCCGTGCGTCAGCCCGACGGCACCTGGCACATCGAGGGCGTCAAGCGCTTCATCACCAGCGCCGAGCACGACATGTCCGACAACATCTTCCACCTCGTGCTCGCCCGCCCCGAGGGCCACGGCCCCGGCACCAAGGGCCTGTCGATGTTCCTGGTCCCCAAGTACCACGTGGACCTTTCGACCGGCGAGCTCGGCGAGCGCAACGGCGTCTACGTGACGAACGTCGAGAAGAAGATGGGCCTGAAGGTCTCCACGACCTGCGAGCTCACCTTCGGCGAGAAGCACCCCGCGGTGGGCACGCTCGTCGGTGACGTGCACGAGGGCATCCGGCAGATGTTCATGATCATTGAGCACGCCCGGATGATGGTCGGCACCAAGGCGATCGCCACGCTGTCCACCGGCTACCTCAACGCCCTGGAGTACGCCAGGACCCGGGTACAGGGTGCCGACCTGACCCAGATGGCCGACAAGACCGCCCCGCGCGTGACCATCACCCGCCACCCGGACGTACGCCGCGAGCTGATGCTGCAGAAGGCGTACGCCGAGGGGATGCGGGCACTGGTCCTGTTGACGGCGACCTACCAGGACACCGTGCAGATCGCCGAGCACGAGGGACGGCGCGACGAGCACGCCGAGGCGATGAACGACCTGCTGCTCCCGCTGGTCAAGGGTGTCGGCTCCGAACGCTCCTACGAGCTGCTGGCGCGCTCGCTGCAGACCCTCGGCGGATCCGGCTACCTGCAGGACTACCCGATCGAGCAGTACATCAGAGACGCCAAGATCGACTCCCTCTACGAGGGCACCACCGCGATCCAGGGCCAGGACCTGTTCTTCCGCAAGGTCCTGCGCAACCAGGGTGCCGCCCTCGGTTCGCTGTACGGCGACATCACGTCCTTCGCCGCCTCCGAGGCGGGCAACGGCCGGCTGAAGGAGGAGCGCAAGCTCCTCGCCGAAGCCGCCGACGAGGTCAAGGCCATGGCCGACACCATGGCGGGCTGGGCCCTCGCCTCCATGGAGACGCCGCGGGAGGTCTACCGGGTCGGCCTGAACACCACCCGGTTCCTGCTCGCGCTGGGCGACGTGGTGATCGGCTGGCTGCTGCTGCGCCAGGCCGAGGTCGCCCTGGCCGCCCTGGGCTCCGCGCCGGGCTCGGCCGACACGGCCTTCTACACCGGCAAGGTCGCCGCCGCCTTGTTCTTCGCCCAGACGGTCCTGCCCCGCATCGCCGCCGAGCGCCGCACGCTCGACGCGACCGGCCTGGACCTGATGGACCTGCCCGAGGACGCCTTCTGA
- a CDS encoding DMT family transporter → MAWVLIVVAGLFEVAMAYSLKMSDGFSAPLPSVGFAVFAVLSFGLLALGLRSLEVGTAYAVWTGIGAVGTATLGILALGEDASFLKIASILLIVAGVVGLNLAGGQ, encoded by the coding sequence ATGGCCTGGGTTCTCATCGTCGTCGCCGGTCTCTTCGAGGTCGCGATGGCCTACTCGCTGAAGATGAGCGACGGGTTCTCCGCGCCGCTGCCGAGCGTCGGGTTCGCGGTCTTCGCGGTGCTCAGTTTCGGCCTGCTCGCACTCGGCCTCCGAAGCCTGGAGGTCGGCACCGCCTACGCGGTCTGGACGGGCATCGGCGCTGTCGGCACCGCCACGCTGGGCATCCTCGCCCTCGGTGAGGACGCGTCGTTCCTCAAGATCGCATCGATCCTGCTCATCGTGGCCGGCGTCGTCGGCCTCAACCTCGCCGGCGGGCAGTGA
- a CDS encoding Nramp family divalent metal transporter, whose amino-acid sequence MAVKTIPDFRPAELPDPKPLRKVIGPGVIAAGVGLASGEFVIWPYISANVGLVFLWAAVVGVVAQYFLNMEIERYTLATGETALTGFSRLGRHWGLVFAAMAVLANIWPGWATSSATVLTYAVGGDITVIAVVELLLIAVALTLSPVVYRTLEATQFIKVGAVLVFLVIALFLAITGDAYRGLGEAVTHIGQVPAQLGAALVLGAMAFAGAGGGQNLVQSNWIRDKNMGMGERIPRLVSPITGEDQAAPATGFTFTPDEANLSRWRGWWRVANIEQLVSFVAITIITIFLMSMLAYSTVFGAETANNVSFLRTEGEVLNQRLSWFGTFFWAVGALSLFAASMGICDYVARMVADIVKTVYLPASERWTESRVYSLVVWFIVLFGITMLTVGFDQPITLLVISASVGGIMMFLYSALLAVLNRRLLPEPIRIRGYRLAVVLLTFAFFGYFSVLTLIDQLGKLL is encoded by the coding sequence ATGGCCGTCAAGACGATTCCCGACTTCCGTCCGGCGGAGCTGCCGGACCCGAAGCCGTTGCGCAAGGTGATAGGTCCCGGGGTCATCGCGGCGGGGGTGGGCCTGGCGTCCGGGGAGTTCGTCATCTGGCCCTACATCTCCGCCAACGTCGGCCTCGTCTTCCTGTGGGCCGCCGTGGTGGGTGTGGTCGCCCAGTACTTCCTCAACATGGAGATCGAGCGCTACACCCTCGCCACCGGCGAGACCGCGCTGACCGGGTTCAGCCGCCTGGGCCGGCACTGGGGCCTGGTCTTCGCCGCCATGGCGGTGCTCGCCAACATCTGGCCCGGCTGGGCCACCAGCTCGGCCACCGTCCTCACCTACGCGGTGGGCGGCGACATCACGGTGATCGCGGTCGTCGAGCTGCTCCTGATCGCGGTCGCGCTCACCCTCTCCCCGGTCGTCTACCGGACGCTGGAGGCCACCCAGTTCATCAAGGTCGGCGCCGTGCTCGTCTTCCTGGTGATCGCGCTGTTCCTGGCCATCACCGGCGACGCCTACCGCGGCCTGGGAGAGGCGGTCACCCACATCGGGCAGGTCCCCGCCCAGCTCGGCGCCGCGCTGGTGCTCGGCGCGATGGCCTTCGCCGGGGCCGGCGGCGGTCAGAACCTGGTGCAGAGCAACTGGATCAGGGACAAGAACATGGGCATGGGCGAGCGGATCCCGCGCCTGGTCTCCCCGATCACCGGTGAGGACCAGGCGGCTCCGGCGACCGGCTTCACCTTCACCCCCGACGAGGCCAACCTCTCGCGCTGGCGCGGCTGGTGGCGGGTGGCCAACATCGAACAGCTCGTCTCGTTCGTGGCCATCACCATCATCACGATCTTCCTGATGTCGATGCTGGCCTACTCCACGGTCTTCGGCGCCGAGACCGCGAACAACGTCAGCTTCCTGCGGACCGAGGGCGAGGTGCTCAACCAGCGGCTGTCGTGGTTCGGCACCTTCTTCTGGGCCGTCGGCGCGCTGTCCCTCTTCGCCGCCAGCATGGGCATCTGCGACTACGTCGCCAGGATGGTCGCCGACATCGTCAAGACCGTCTACCTGCCCGCCAGCGAACGGTGGACCGAGAGTCGCGTCTACAGCCTCGTCGTCTGGTTCATCGTGTTGTTCGGCATCACGATGCTCACCGTCGGGTTCGACCAGCCGATCACGCTCCTGGTCATCTCCGCGAGTGTCGGCGGGATCATGATGTTCCTCTACTCGGCGCTGCTCGCCGTGCTCAACCGCCGGCTGCTGCCCGAGCCCATCCGCATCCGCGGGTACCGGCTGGCGGTCGTGCTGCTGACGTTCGCGTTCTTCGGCTACTTCTCGGTGCTGACGCTCATCGACCAGCTCGGGAAGCTCCTCTAG
- a CDS encoding M28 family metallopeptidase — MRARASRGLLTAITAVSAVAPALCAGPADAAPAPEPAALPVVPPAVMPAAVSPPGPGGQPGAGPARRPNPGTFQGSARTPAVKRHLTHLQRIADENGGTRASGTPGFDASAAYVADRLRAAGYRVTMQEFEFPFFRDVEPPVLKRTAPAAKTYELGEDFRTMTYSGSGNVTAPVQGVDLVLPPSPAPSSTSGCEASDFAGFTRGNIALLQRGTCTFQVKVELAQAAGAAGVIIFNEGQRGTDDRTGLLGGTLGAPTVNIPVVGTTFAAGEELAAAGTTVTLTAKTEGDPRRKTHNVIAESRWGDPDRVVMLGAHLDSVAEGPGINDNGSGTAAVLETALAANVLPTRNRLRFAFWGAEELGLLGSRHYVSALSAAEKEKIKLYLNFDMVASPNHIFGIYDGDDSDAVGAPAGPPGSDKIEELFESYFRTMGLSYQGTDFTGRSDYGPFIEAGIPSGGLFTGAEGIKSAEEAAKFGGKAGEAYDKCYHRRCDTIANIGDKPLGVNTGAIMMAAFVYAYASDLPGAGAPGRTAVQPTKGGGGLEHQHGDTPASR, encoded by the coding sequence ATGCGTGCACGTGCCTCCAGAGGGCTGCTGACCGCGATCACCGCGGTCTCGGCGGTGGCCCCCGCCCTCTGCGCCGGCCCCGCCGACGCGGCTCCGGCCCCCGAGCCGGCCGCCCTGCCCGTCGTCCCGCCGGCGGTCATGCCCGCCGCGGTCTCGCCCCCCGGTCCCGGCGGGCAGCCCGGGGCGGGCCCGGCGCGGCGGCCGAACCCCGGGACGTTCCAGGGGTCGGCCAGAACTCCGGCCGTCAAACGGCACCTGACGCACCTGCAGCGCATCGCCGACGAGAACGGCGGCACCCGCGCCTCGGGCACCCCCGGTTTCGACGCCTCGGCCGCGTACGTCGCCGACCGGCTCCGCGCCGCCGGGTACCGGGTCACCATGCAGGAGTTCGAGTTCCCGTTCTTCCGGGACGTCGAGCCGCCCGTGCTGAAGCGGACCGCGCCGGCCGCCAAGACGTACGAGCTCGGTGAGGACTTCCGGACCATGACGTACTCCGGTTCGGGGAACGTCACGGCCCCGGTGCAGGGGGTGGACCTGGTCCTGCCGCCGAGCCCGGCGCCGAGCTCCACCTCCGGGTGTGAGGCGAGCGACTTCGCCGGGTTCACCCGGGGCAACATCGCGCTCCTCCAGCGCGGCACCTGCACCTTCCAGGTCAAGGTCGAGCTGGCCCAGGCCGCGGGCGCCGCCGGAGTGATCATCTTCAACGAGGGGCAGCGGGGCACCGACGACCGGACGGGCCTGCTGGGCGGCACACTCGGCGCTCCCACCGTGAACATCCCGGTCGTCGGCACCACGTTCGCTGCGGGCGAGGAGCTGGCCGCCGCGGGGACGACGGTGACGCTCACCGCGAAGACCGAGGGCGACCCGCGTCGCAAGACGCACAACGTGATCGCCGAGAGCAGGTGGGGCGACCCGGACCGGGTCGTCATGCTCGGCGCCCACCTCGACAGCGTCGCGGAGGGCCCCGGCATCAACGACAACGGGTCCGGCACCGCGGCCGTGCTGGAGACGGCGCTGGCGGCGAACGTCCTGCCGACACGCAACAGGCTGCGCTTCGCCTTCTGGGGGGCCGAGGAGCTGGGCCTGCTCGGGTCGCGGCACTACGTGTCCGCGCTTTCCGCGGCGGAGAAGGAGAAGATCAAGCTGTACCTGAACTTCGACATGGTCGCGTCGCCGAACCACATCTTCGGGATCTACGACGGCGACGACTCCGACGCGGTGGGCGCCCCGGCGGGCCCTCCCGGCTCTGACAAGATCGAGGAGCTCTTCGAGTCGTACTTCCGCACGATGGGCCTGTCGTACCAGGGCACCGACTTCACCGGCCGCTCCGACTACGGGCCCTTCATCGAGGCGGGCATCCCCTCGGGCGGGCTGTTCACCGGCGCTGAGGGCATCAAGAGCGCCGAGGAGGCGGCGAAGTTCGGCGGCAAGGCGGGAGAGGCCTACGACAAGTGCTACCACCGGCGGTGTGACACCATCGCCAACATCGGCGACAAGCCCCTCGGGGTGAACACCGGGGCGATCATGATGGCGGCGTTCGTCTACGCCTACGCCTCCGACCTGCCGGGCGCCGGTGCCCCCGGCCGGACCGCCGTCCAGCCGACGAAGGGCGGCGGCGGCCTGGAGCACCAGCACGGCGACACCCCCGCCTCCCGGTGA
- a CDS encoding RpiB/LacA/LacB family sugar-phosphate isomerase has product MRISVASDSLDGVAPILVSEIEKRGHTVIPHGAVGDERADWAWCCSLAAADVASGAADQAVVCCWTGTGASIAANKVAGVRAALCVDAATADGARRWNDANVLAISLRLTSAPLLGEILDAWFAGAPSLAEEDQANIAYLSQIEN; this is encoded by the coding sequence ATGCGTATCTCAGTCGCCTCCGACAGTCTCGACGGTGTGGCTCCCATCCTGGTGTCCGAAATCGAAAAACGCGGTCACACGGTGATACCGCACGGCGCGGTGGGTGACGAACGCGCCGACTGGGCGTGGTGCTGCTCCCTGGCCGCCGCCGACGTGGCCTCGGGGGCCGCGGACCAGGCGGTGGTGTGCTGCTGGACCGGCACCGGCGCCTCGATCGCGGCGAACAAGGTGGCCGGGGTGCGGGCGGCGCTGTGCGTGGACGCGGCCACCGCCGACGGCGCCCGGAGGTGGAACGACGCCAACGTGCTGGCGATCAGCCTCCGGCTGACCTCGGCGCCGCTGCTCGGGGAGATCCTCGACGCCTGGTTCGCCGGCGCACCGAGCCTCGCCGAGGAGGACCAGGCGAACATAGCGTACCTGTCGCAGATAGAGAATTGA
- a CDS encoding erythromycin esterase family protein produces MRKTPLRRGLLVAVALGALAAPALATPAQAAPALASETSEERVVAGLERHAHPLRSTRPDTPGHDLKALSALVRDAEIVGIGEATHSSKELFTLRHRLFRHLATTQGFTTLALEAPWSAGVRLDEYVRTGKGDLRTIIEEEGETTGGVWSTKEWLDLYSWMRDYNRTARTKLRVMGFDLSDVHPQQYRRILDWAEEHEPSILPELRRRYAKLLALPGGAKERVDALTALPPEQLKALAEDAEAAYHLVEKAGKVSPYVLQEARVIYQMTTVYASEGSELHRNRDRFMAENTMWWKRNTGLKIVAAAHNGHVTYLSPYPQHYPVTQGAQLRAMAGRSYVAIGTSIHSGGFRAINPDNGKTENFDTGAAGPDSNEHILDKVRHRDYYVSLREAERDPATRKWLDTARPTFTVPATYLPDMLKAPLALGQAYDIVVHLHRVKAANPL; encoded by the coding sequence ATGAGGAAGACTCCCCTGCGTCGCGGCCTGCTGGTGGCGGTCGCCTTGGGCGCCCTGGCCGCTCCCGCGCTGGCCACTCCCGCCCAGGCCGCTCCCGCGCTGGCGTCGGAGACATCGGAGGAGCGCGTCGTCGCGGGCCTTGAGCGTCACGCCCACCCACTGCGCAGCACACGACCGGACACGCCGGGACATGACCTGAAGGCGCTGTCGGCGCTGGTCCGCGACGCGGAGATCGTGGGAATCGGTGAGGCCACCCACAGTTCCAAGGAGTTGTTCACCCTGCGGCACCGGCTGTTCCGGCACCTGGCGACCACACAGGGCTTCACCACCCTCGCGCTGGAGGCGCCGTGGTCGGCCGGCGTCCGCCTGGACGAGTACGTACGCACCGGCAAGGGCGACCTGCGCACGATCATCGAGGAGGAGGGCGAGACCACCGGCGGCGTGTGGAGTACCAAGGAGTGGCTGGACCTGTACTCCTGGATGCGCGACTACAACCGCACCGCCCGCACCAAGCTGCGGGTGATGGGCTTCGACCTCAGTGACGTCCACCCGCAGCAGTACCGGCGGATCCTCGACTGGGCCGAGGAGCACGAGCCTTCGATCCTGCCCGAACTGCGCCGCCGCTACGCGAAGCTGCTCGCCCTTCCCGGTGGTGCGAAGGAACGGGTCGACGCGCTGACGGCTCTTCCCCCGGAGCAGCTCAAGGCCCTGGCCGAGGACGCCGAAGCCGCCTACCACCTGGTCGAGAAGGCCGGCAAGGTCAGCCCCTACGTGCTCCAGGAGGCCCGCGTCATCTACCAGATGACCACGGTGTACGCCTCGGAGGGGTCCGAACTGCACCGTAACCGCGACCGGTTCATGGCGGAGAACACCATGTGGTGGAAGCGGAACACCGGCCTGAAGATCGTGGCCGCCGCGCACAACGGGCACGTGACCTACCTCTCCCCCTACCCGCAGCACTACCCCGTCACCCAGGGGGCCCAGCTACGTGCCATGGCCGGGCGTTCCTACGTCGCCATCGGCACCTCCATCCACAGCGGCGGATTCCGGGCCATCAATCCCGACAACGGCAAGACGGAGAACTTCGACACGGGGGCCGCGGGGCCGGACAGCAACGAGCACATCCTCGACAAGGTGCGCCACCGCGACTACTACGTGAGCCTGCGCGAGGCGGAGCGTGACCCGGCCACGCGGAAGTGGCTCGACACCGCCCGCCCGACGTTCACCGTGCCTGCCACCTACCTCCCCGACATGCTCAAGGCGCCGCTGGCCCTGGGCCAGGCGTACGACATCGTGGTTCACCTCCACCGTGTCAAGGCGGCCAACCCCCTGTAA
- a CDS encoding class I SAM-dependent methyltransferase: MDGRGADGPVEGGRPVDGRGADGPAGGERAGAVDERWRAGLELWRIPEEIAARAPADPWGHSPTRFAERTDRALAEPEGPTLARVAEALPPGGSVLDVGAGTGAASLPLAAALGELVAVDVSDAMLAELTSRAERLGVPARVVRGRWPAVAAETPAADVAVCAHVVYNVPDLAGFLTELTRHARRRVVLELTGRHPLSWLNPLWQHFHGVTRPSRPTARDVIDIAERLGYDVRHESRQAPLTRFTELEDLAESACRRLCLGPERADDVIAAVVELDMWPVPRDRWFTLWWDSP, encoded by the coding sequence GTGGACGGACGGGGTGCGGACGGGCCGGTCGAAGGCGGACGGCCCGTGGACGGGCGGGGTGCGGACGGTCCGGCCGGGGGCGAGCGGGCGGGCGCCGTGGACGAGCGGTGGCGGGCCGGCCTGGAGCTGTGGAGGATCCCCGAGGAGATCGCGGCGCGGGCCCCCGCCGACCCGTGGGGGCACTCCCCGACACGCTTCGCCGAGCGGACCGACCGGGCCCTCGCCGAACCCGAGGGGCCGACCCTGGCGCGGGTGGCCGAGGCGCTCCCGCCCGGCGGGAGCGTGCTGGACGTGGGTGCCGGCACCGGCGCCGCCTCCCTGCCGCTCGCCGCCGCCCTCGGTGAACTGGTCGCGGTGGACGTCTCCGACGCCATGCTGGCCGAGCTGACCTCACGCGCGGAGCGGCTCGGCGTGCCGGCCCGTGTCGTCCGGGGTCGCTGGCCCGCCGTCGCGGCCGAGACCCCGGCGGCGGACGTCGCGGTCTGTGCCCATGTCGTCTACAACGTGCCCGACCTGGCCGGGTTCCTCACCGAACTGACGCGGCACGCCCGCCGCAGGGTCGTTCTGGAGCTCACCGGCCGCCACCCGTTGAGCTGGCTCAACCCGCTGTGGCAGCACTTCCACGGCGTCACCCGCCCGAGCCGTCCCACCGCCCGGGACGTGATCGACATCGCGGAGCGGCTCGGCTACGACGTCCGTCACGAGTCGCGCCAGGCCCCGCTGACCCGCTTCACCGAGCTGGAGGACCTCGCCGAGAGCGCCTGCCGCCGGCTCTGCCTGGGGCCCGAGCGGGCCGACGACGTCATCGCGGCCGTGGTCGAGCTGGACATGTGGCCAGTGCCGCGTGACCGGTGGTTCACGCTCTGGTGGGATTCACCATGA